In the genome of Plasmodium chabaudi chabaudi strain AS genome assembly, chromosome: 6, one region contains:
- a CDS encoding targeted glyoxalase II, putative — translation MRIEKKLLSLGYFAYAHIGKPSLTPKLFFENTFINRRNIYNMKMANDYKYYIVDKKDLCANVIIIPMYNDNYSYIFYDDKDEGIVVDPSDYNNVINISEKENIKIKNVLCTHKHSDHNSGNFYFYNKNINVYGIKERDNKYINKNIEGIQEFEINNFKIKTYLSNFHCKNHVSYIVENSEHASKKDEKKNLFFTGDFLFIAGMGKNFEANNIDMYNSIHNIKKKIDINNTYIFCGHEYTLSNIKFALTVDPNNDKLNEFYQQVLKNENCLPTVPTLLSHEYSYNPFLRYDNENVKKVIDLYAKKNNYVIERNSDYLVLLRIMKDNFKTA, via the coding sequence ATGAGAATCGAAAAAAAGCTACTAAGTCTAGGCTACTTTGCCTATGCACATATAGGCAAGCCATCTTTAACCCCAAAACTATTCTTTGAGAatacttttataaataggagaaatatatataatatgaaaatggcAAACgactataaatattatattgttgATAAAAAGGATTTGTGTGCAAatgtaattattatacctatgtataatgataattattcttatattttttatgatgaTAAAGATGAAGGTATTGTTGTCGATCCAAGTGATTATAACAACGTTATTAACATTTccgaaaaagaaaatataaaaataaaaaatgtattatgcACACATAAACATTCTGATCATAATAGtggaaatttttatttttacaataaaaatataaatgtttatGGTATTAAAGAACgtgataataaatatataaataaaaatattgaggGTATTCAAGAAttcgaaataaataattttaaaataaaaacatatttgtCAAATTTTCATTGTAAAAATCATGTATCATATATAGTTGAAAATTCTGAACATGCATCAAAAAaagacgaaaaaaaaaacttattttttacgggcgattttttatttatagctGGAATGggtaaaaattttgaagccaataatatagatatgtataattctattcataatattaaaaaaaaaatcgatataaataacacttatatattttgtgggcatgaatatacattaagtaatattaaattcgCTTTAACTGTTGAtccaaataatgataaattaaatgaattttatcaacaagttttaaaaaatgaaaattgtCTACCAACAGTACCAACTTTATTAAGTCatgaatattcatataatccCTTTTTGAGAtatgataatgaaaatgttaaaaaggttattgatttatatgcaaaaaaaaataactatGTAATTGAACGGAACTCAGATTATTTAGTTCTTTTGAGAATAATGAAGGATAACTTTAAAACAGCATAG
- a CDS encoding high mobility group protein B3, putative, with amino-acid sequence MEVATEGGSFEKLQFNKCEDKYILDQHLRTCFSYLLLHIIKECNYLYKIKYNIIQNSLKTCASQYKSSNLYNHKTLPYSQKWDDNIIYDIISNSNYFCNYFELFNEPDCFTENIHSTNYTKIKCLSNSHECVKSSTNLKEQNKYEEISSHIPFDDTIIGGVTVNHNLKNEFPQSWDGIKPLLSPNEYYSNKKKDTSIVNLNIIKENQFPSIKSFENLQNLENVFVNNNKQVNKMATIMHNSSHSYICKADLGTFDKAMYEQPSNSLQCNHNEILNDSIVKDGDLVSEYKTFNNIDNINRFSKSCEYRDNSNRSNDGAQDSSEKNESEGDKEKEINNNENSNNSEKDNSNNNQDQNNNQNHGGGGGGKQNGDKGDDEENNNNNGEDGKDKNEEDEEGENVKKEMSEKEKYKFFYKKIKEIKSNIFVKRCKNVEKYFKKKIFNYINKNNIICNMNIDTIFIYLKNVYYLILNNKQLVFFFIYNTNDVMNAIINAEKSNEINYNEKDFFLYFLTNEKEIYKKIFDEINLKYDKNELILKLKKLKKRLNDLKHTEETNLFEESMKQLGLFKDISKCVNSSPNCQNNVSNEDIYKLFNYTNRRFLKNYKAVSHKLSLKNLLPKLYNFKDLKETNNLICNVGKNVKNATKNGVGFDGKKKKKNKKNKEANMKKNMNNSMMNMNPYYNNFAKGANMNPFMNNNIGNPQLNNSFNYFGNFQNAQNNGFPNDNVNNYSRFYNNMQYGQHMQNNPNFKDNNLNDKNGNKNNETDEKGDENEVKKKTIRGITSFTLFAREKRKELLNQKVFLGSSLTEQTSAVAKIWNNLSDEKKKEWAVKASKINEENFLLQKKKKKRKFTAFSIFAREKRKEYKEKNIDMGLTLAQQNSYVSKLWKQLSTEEKNRYKYLSNTVNAAVAKNNKNQVNYINGQKVSGFKGRIKALDNMMSQHFSNNNNLMYNDMNNMSNINNNNKMMYNQNQVMMGNEANPYNMNYMANMQNIPHGDNNMNYFNYMENMNKNMPMGYINNDMNMVPDNGDDKAKKNALKKNKKKKNENFNDPNQLMNNPNYMLKNANSFNQQNYNSLQYPNDGLNNTNSYYPLPFPNDTNNEINNNSELYRNIVINNNTQNMMTENNQNAMLNNMYDQNQISMNPNNIVNATAQMSGMKNNMAINPDVPIINNAKGEHNMPINQIDNNELMQAHANAYINNGLNNANVNDNSGMPNKINFPGHEHGEFAFNKFPNETNEMYERDNANIGGPPGSQNNMLMHNYQVMNGNPQNGAQMDDILKKKMMKDEKKKLKEEKMMLKEYDKRRKQMLKAEKLMEKNKNKNMLNGDNNGMPIDSNSGYYDPANIMNNNNGNMGMYMNMNNYDISNPLINNPMINNYNFYANADKQNINALNNTATTISPRNNTNNTNNNGVISAPTDEVNNDEFSNYTYANKFMTDSGGVIRNNNSIPNDSNIQISDDIKKYDHVINNTIHDNTKLGNHIPDHQHMSNEQIQKAGMNSSVINPNMPDSLNHPTYLNSNKDYFNNTNYFNNVIPNDQVMYQHTNGSTNVVNNGVPIKYLMENGANPNKIYGYNNNNYLNNMNQNERTPNGISGGSTNAGVIIKNDEYFNTISREKDNTNDIKVDQNFNSTNYYQPNSTNTYINPNTNRNGTNVIVGSVNMNNNNNNMAHGSSSFSNDHVNSHNKINNSISYEVDDPNQGYANMNNPPVHLHASKQHNQSQYINLNETINNDINMGINMEYNNGMNYMNINNDNNNNKNNPAYFYPHNRNNNMPNGENMMYFPDHVVPENKISGNLVYFDTDMNRVPGAMEDIEISGHKGKQFFNNASHFLELVDKKRIKRKKKKSSVNSVNGDNDTIWDLVLKNKSKRERRKNKKTNEIAIDNTLEDIMNSDQNPNDDLNLLCLNNNGYYLNTDQDKQVEENNDLNELTNKERDEEADKADNENEDDILSLLNICMPNYSTKLNINERGEVTYDDKRTYNSNTIMNDNDNDFNFLMKTKNKVNENLNKCQIEKYNNAYKKAKLCKWSEQQTNKFYEVIEMFGVDLMMVRALLPSFTDKQIRDKYKKEKKNNPYRIDQALKKNKEIDLEAYENEHGKIDHSTHHNYYDSASDLDNSSPKKNNKDVDDSEINILSIFDNKDDDYNNNAKDQGEDKGITDLNILTLF; translated from the exons atggAAGTAGCAACAGAAGGGGGATCCTTTGAAAAGCTACAATTTAACAAATGTGAAGATAAGTATATTTTAGATCAACATTTAAGGACTTGTTTTAGTTATTTATTGttacatattataaaggaatgtaattatttatacaaaataaaatataatattatacaaaacAGTTTGAAAACATGCGCCAGTCAATACAAATCTTCTAACTTATATAATCATAAGACATTGCCATATTCTCAGAAATGggatgataatataatttatgatATTATAAGTAATtccaattatttttgtaattatttcgaattatttaatgaacCAGATTGTTTCACTGAAAATATCCATAGCACAAATTATACCAAAATAAAGTGCCTATCAAATTCGCACGAATGTGTTAAAAGTtcaacaaatttaaaagaacaaaataaatatgaagaaataTCATCACATATACCATTTGATGACACAATAATCGGGGGTGTAACAGTAAAccataatttaaaaaatgaatttccCCAATCTTGGGATGGAATAAAGCCACTCTTATCACCAAATGAATATTacagtaataaaaaaaaggacaCATCAATAGTAAATCTCAATATAATCAAAGAAAACCAATTCCCTAGCATAAAGAGTTTCGAAAATCTTCAAAACTTGGAAAACGTTTTcgttaataataacaaacaAGTGAATAAAATGGCCACTATTATGCACAATAGCAGCCACAGCTATATTTGCAAAGCTGATCTTGGCACATTTGATAAAGCCATGTATGAACAACCCTCGAACAGTTTACAATGCAATCATAACGAAATATTAAACGATAGCATTGTGAAAGATGGGGACTTAGTCTCTGAATATAAAACTTTTAACAATATCGACAATATCAATCGATTTAGTAAAAGTTGTGAATATCGAGACAATAGTAATCGAAGTAATGATGGCGCCCAAGATAGCAGTGAGAAAAATGAAAGCGAGGGAGATaaagaaaaggaaataaataataatgagaACTCAAACAATTCTGAAAAagataatagtaataacaatcaagatcaaaataataatcaaaatcACGGAGGAGGAGGAGGAGGAAAACAAAATGGTGACAAAGGtgatgatgaagaaaataataataataatggagAAGATggtaaagataaaaatgaagagGATGAAGAAGGAGAAAATGTTAAGAAAGAAATGAgtgaaaaggaaaaatataaatttttttataaaaaaataaaagaaataaaatcgaatatttttgtaaaaagatgtaaaaatgttgaaaaatactttaaaaaaaaaatatttaattatataaataagaataatataatatgcaaCATGAATATAGATacaatattcatttatttaaaaaatgtatattatttaattcttaataataaacaattagtatttttttttatatataacactAATGATGTTATGAATGCTATTATTAATGCAGAAAAGTCTaacgaaataaattataatgaaaaagatttttttttgtatttcttaacaaatgaaaaggaaatatataaaaaaatatttgatgaaattaatttaaaatatgataaaaatgaacttatattaaaattaaaaaagttaaaaaaaagattaaatgatttaaaaCATACAGAAGAAactaatttatttgaagaAAGTATGAAACAACTTGGATTGTTTAAAGATATTTCAAAATGTGTTAATAGTAGTCCTAATTGTCAAAATAATGTTTCCAAtgaagatatatataaactttttaattatacaaatagaaggtttttaaaaaattataaagcaGTATCTCATAAACTGtccttaaaaaatttgttacccaaattatataattttaaagatttaaaagaaacgaataatttaatatgtaaCGTTGGCAAAAACGTTAAAAATGCTACAAAAAATGGTGTTGGATTTGAtggaaaaaagaaaaagaaaaataaaaaaaataaagaagcaaatatgaaaaaaaatatgaataattctatgatgaatatgaatccttattataataattttgctAAAGGTGCAAATATGAATCCCTTTATGAACAATAATATAGGTAATCcacaattaaataattcatttaattattttggaAACTTTCAAAATGCTCAAAACAACGGGTTTCCAAATGATAATGTTAATAACTACTCTCGATTTTATAACAATATGCAATATGGACAACATATGCAAAATAATCCTAATTTTAAAGAcaacaatttaaatgataaaaatggtaacaaaaataatgaaacagATGAAAAAGgtgatgaaaatgaagttaaaaaaaaaacaataagaGGTATAACTtcttttacattatttgctagagaaaaaagaaaagaattGTTAAATCAAAAAGTATTTTTGGGTAGCTCTTTAACTGAACAAACATCTGCTGTTGCTAAAATATGGAATAATTTAAGTGATgagaaaaagaaagaatGGGCTGTTAAAgcttcaaaaataaatgaagaaaatttcttattacaaaaaaaaaagaagaaaagaaaatttacTGCCTTTAGTATATTTGCTCgtgaaaaaagaaaagaatataaagaaaaaaatattgatatGGGTTTAACATTAGCTCAACAAAATTCTTATGTATCAAAATTATGGAAACAATTATCTactgaagaaaaaaatagatataaatatttgtcaAATACTGTTAATGCAGCTGtagcaaaaaataataaaaatcaagtaaattatattaatggTCAAAAGGTTAGTGGATTTAAAGGAAGAATTAAAGCTTTAGACAACATGATGAGTCAACATTTTTCAAACAACAACAATCTTATGTATAAcgatatgaataatatgtCGAAcattaacaataataacaaaatgatGTATAATCAAAACCAAGTAATGATGGGAAATGAAGCTAATccatataatatgaattatatgGCTAATATGCAAAACATTCCTCACggtgataataatatgaattattttaattatatggaaaatatgaataaaaatatgccaATGGGTTACATAAACAATGATATGAATATGGTTCCTGATAATGGGGATGATAaagctaaaaaaaatgctttaaaaaaaaataagaaaaaaaaaaatgaaaattttaatgatcCAAATCAATTAATGAATAATCCTAAttatatgttaaaaaatgctAATTCATTTAATCAGCAAAATTACAATTCTTTACAATATCCTAATGATGGGTTAAATAATACTAACAGTTATTACCCCTTACCTTTTCCTAATGATactaataatgaaattaataataattctgAACTGTACAgaaatattgttattaataACAATACTCAGAATATGATGAcagaaaataatcaaaatgcTATgctaaataatatgtatgaTCAAAATCAAATATCTATGAATCCTAATAATATAGTAAATGCAACTGCCCAAATGAGTggtatgaaaaataatatggcTATCAATCCTGATGTGcctataataaataatgcaaaGGGAGAACACAACATGCCGATAAACCAAATAGATAACAACGAATTGATGCAAGCACATGCTAATGCTTATATAAACAACGGACTTAATAATGCTAATGTAAATGATAATTCGGGAATgccaaataaaataaattttccaGGACATGAACATGGCGAATTtgcatttaataaatttccAAACGAAACGAATGAAATGTATGAACGTGATAATGCAAATATTGGTGGACCACCAGGTAgccaaaataatatgcttATGCATAATTATCAAGTAATGAATGGTAATCCTCAAAATGGAGCCCAAATGgatgatattttaaaaaaaaaaatgatgaaagatgaaaaaaaaaaattaaaggaagaaaaaatgatgtTAAAAGAATATGACAAAAGAAGGAAACAAATGTTAAAAgcagaaaaattaatggaaaaaaataaaaataaaaatatgcttaATGGTGATAATAATGGAATGCCTATTGATTCCAATTCAGGATATTATGATCCtgcaaatataatgaataataataatggaaatatgGGCATGTATATGAATATGAACAATTATGATATTTCAAACccattaataaataatccaatgattaataattataatttttatgctaACGCTGATaagcaaaatataaatgctttaaataatacagCAACTACTATAAGCCCTAGAAATAATACGAacaatacaaataataatggagTTATTTCTGCCCCTACTGATGAagtaaataatgatgaattttcaaattatacttatgctaataaatttatgacTGATTCAGGTGGAGTAAtcagaaataataattctatACCTAATGATagtaatatacaaatttcggatgatattaaaaaatatgaccatgtaataaataatactatTCATGATAATACAAAACTAGGGAATCATATTCCTGATCATCAGCATATGTCAAATGAGCAAATTCAAAAAGCAGGAATGAATTCGTCTGTAATTAATCCTAACATGCCTGACAGTTTAAATCATCCAACTTAtttaaattcaaataaagattattttaacaatacgaactattttaataatgtaaTTCCAAATGATCAAGTAATGTATCAACATACAAATGGCTCAACAAATGTTGTAAACAATGGAGTAccaattaaatatttaatggAAAATGGAGCAAatccaaataaaatatatggatataatAACAACAATTAtcttaataatatgaatcaAAATGAAAGAACACCAAATGGAATATCTGGTGGATCAACTAATGCTGGtgttattatcaaaaatgatgaatattttaatactaTTTCAAGAGAAAAAGATAATactaatgatataaaagttgatcaaaattttaatagcACTAACTATTATCAACCCAATTCTacaaatacatatataaatccaAATACTAACAGAAATGGCACTAATGTAATAGTAGGTTCTgttaatatgaataataataataataacatggCTCATGGTTCATCTTCTTTTTCAAATGATCATGTCAATAgtcataataaaataaataattctatTTCATATGAAGTCGATGATCCAAATCAGGGTTACGCCAATATGAATAATCCACCTGTACATTTACATGCATCTAAACAGCATAACCAATcacaatatataaatttaaatgaaacgATAAACAATGATATTAATATGGGAATAAATATGGAATATAACAATGGaatgaattatatgaacataaataatgacaataataataataaaaataatccaGCCTATTTTTATCCCCataatagaaataataatatgccGAATGGGGAGAATATGATGTATTTCCCTGATCATGTTGTTccagaaaataaaatatcagGAAACCTTGTCTATTTTGACACG GATATGAATAGAGTACCTGGAGCAATGGAGGATATTGAAATTAGTGGACATAAAGggaaacaattttttaataacgCATCTCATTTTTTAGAGTTAGTTGATAAAAAACGAATAAaacggaaaaaaaaaaaatcatctGTGAATAGTGTGAATG GAGACAATGATACAATATGGGATTtagttttgaaaaataaatcaaaaagaGAACgacgaaaaaataaaaaaacaaatgaaatagCAATAGATAATACATTAGAAGATATAATGAATTCTGATCAAAACCCCAATGATGATTTAAATTTACTctgtttaaataataatggatattatttaaacacTGATCAGGATAAACAAGTCGAAGAAAACAATGACTTAAATGAATTAACTAATAAAGAAAGAGATGAAGAAGCTGATAAAGCAGacaatgaaaatgaagatgATATCCTTAGTTTATTAAACATATGTATGCCAAATTAttcaacaaaattaaatataaatgaacgAGGTGAAGTTACTTATGATGATAAACGAAcatataattcaaatacaataatgaatgataatgataatgattttaattttttgatgaaaacgaaaaataaagttaatgaaaatttaaataaatgccaaattgaaaaatataataatgcatataaaaaagctaAATTATGCAAATGGTCAGAACAACAaactaataaattttatgaagTCATTGAAATGTTTGGTGTTGATTTAATGATGGTTAGGGCATTATTACCATCTTTTACAGATAAACAAATTCgcgataaatataaaaaagaaaaaaaaaataatcccTATAGAATAGACCaagcattaaaaaaaaataaagaaattgaTTTGGAAgcatatgaaaatgaaCATGGAAAAATCGACCACTCAACacatcataattattatgacTCAGCTAGCGATTTAG ATAACTCTTCtccgaaaaaaaataataaagacgTGGATGATTCAGAAATCAACATCTTAAGCATTTTTGATAACAAAGATGATGattacaataataatgccAAAGATCAAGGAGAAGATAAGGGTATTACAGATTTGAATATTCTgactttattttaa